The window AATCTGTAACAGGCACTGTTCGCTTAAAATTGTACAAAGGAAACGTTATCGTTGAAGGAAGACAAGCACCAAGAAGCCTCTACGACCCCGAGATTGCAACTTTCGAGGCAGATTCTGTTTACAACCAAAAAGACGCGGAAGGCTTTATAAAATTGAATGCCTTGCGATTACGCACCCTAAAAAAACAAAGGAATTAGACCAGTGTGTAAGCCCGTCCGGATTTAGCCGACAAACGCACGCATAAACCAACCTAACACCACTACATCTCGAATGAACACCAAGCCAAGAATAGCTACGATAGGTGAAATGTCGATACCGCCCAAATCAGGCGTATAACGTCTTATTGGCGTTAACACTGGGCGGGTCAGGCGCTGTAAGGCTGTTCCGACAACATAAACAACTTGGCTCCTCGTGTTTAATACATTGAAGGAAACAAGCCAGCTAAGCAGCGCATCGAAAACGAAGACCCACATATAAAGCTTCAAGCAATAGGCGACAAAAACTAAAAGTTCAGGCAAAACACCACCTCGTGTTAAAGTGCTAAAGCTACGATTTATCGTTGCTACAGCAAGATATATAAAGCATTGTGCCAATCTGAGGAAGCCATCTAAGCTTTTTAATGTTATTCCAGTTGACTTAAAATCATGGGGAGGGGGCCGTAGCTCAGTTGGGAGAGCGCGACGTTCGCAATGTCGAGGTCAGGGGTTCGATCCCCCTCGGCTCCACCAATTGCGCGGCAGAAACACAGATGTTTAGCACAAGTCTTGAGACACACGAGTGCGCCAAACAACCTAAAGGCTTCGCGCATATGGAGGTCAAATCGTGACATTCCCGGGAATACTCCAGTGGCTACCCCCACGGATAAATCAGCTTGTTGTTTTTCTTCCAGTGCTAGCTGTAAGCCAAATTCTTGGATGTACTCATTACAGTCCATCCGTAAACTCTTTGGAAAGTCTGGACNCGGGAGTGCAAGCGGACGNTGAGGAGGCTCTCCAAAACTATATTCGTTGTTCCGTCGCANCGAGTATAAAAATAGATGATGGAAAACGACATGCAGGACGCCTNGCATGGACTGCAACTGAAATGTGTGAATCTAAAAAGGTTTTGCTTATCCAAAAGATGTCCCAAGCGGGGGTCACCTATGATACAGCCATTGAAAACGCCAGTGATAGTCAGGTCCAAGCGGCCGCCGAAGGGATAAAGGCAATCCAAACAGCTAGAGGAACTGCCCCAGATTAGCGGCCTCCACTTTAGGCCGCCTCCTCAGAACGTCCTCTATAGGCTTGAACGCAATGTTCACCGCAGTATGGTCGGGTCGGAATACTAGGCTCACCACAAAACCTAAAATCGTCATCCCCTGGATGCCCAATTGGCCATCGGCACATTTTCTCAGTGAGATCCTCAGCTCGAATAATTGCCGGCGTGTTCTCCGCATCTCCAGTCCCGACCTGCTTAGATAAACCAAGTCGATGAGCCTTTCCAATTACAGCATTTCGGCTTATTCCACCAAGCTTTTCCCCAATTTCTCTCGCAGGAACCCCCTTAGACCAAAGACTACATAGCCGCTTTACTGCCCTCTCTGTCCAAACCATACTTCTTGATTCCATCCTAATTCGTTTTATTCTTCGCTGGTTTATACCCCACCAGCAGCCATTGCCTATCGCAGCGTCGCCGCTTAAACCAAGAGATGAACATCCTCCAACCCCATAAAGAGAGGCAATCATGCAACACTACGCCGGACCGAACTCCCATCTAGTCAACATTCCCGGGGGCTTGGCCCAATTCTCTACGCCGGCCCTNCTCCTAGACCTCGAGCAGGNCGAAGGCAACATACAGACAATGATGAAACATTGCCAGCACACTGGCCAAAAACTTCGGCCCCACGCAAAAAGCCATAAATCCAGTTTATTGGCAAAGAAACAGATAGAGGCAGGAGCTGTGGGAATATGCTGCGCAACCCTCAGAGAAGCGGAAGCCCTGACGGCTAACGGCCTTAAGGGCGTCTTGCTCACTTCTCCAATTGCTGGACTGCCTAAAATAAATAGGTTAGTTGAGCTGAATCGTCAAAACAGCAATATTTTGGCTGTGGTTGACGACCCGGGTACCGTCGCCCACTTATCGGAAATCCAACACCAAACGAACCCTGATAAACAACTTGGGTTGCTGGTGGACCTGGACATTGGAACCCATCGGACAGGAACCGCAAATGTAGAGGGAGCTCGGGCCCTTGCCCTGCTAATTGCCAAGAACAAAAACCTGGTATTCCGTGGAATACAAGCATACGCCGGTCACTTGCAGCATATCGAAAGCTATTCTGAGAGGCTTGAAGCCATGACTACACAAGCGGCTCTCCTTATTAAGCTCGTGGCAGATCTCAAGGCGGATGGGATTACCCCCGAAATTGTCACCGGCGGTGGAACTGGAACCTATGATATTGATCACCGATTCGACGTGTTTACAGAATTACAGGCCGGTTCCTACCTATTCACTGATGTACAATACAATACCGTTCAGCTCAACGAAGCGGGGACCAAGCCCTTTGCCCCCTCCCTGACAGTTCTTGCTACAGTTGTTAGCGCCATCCACAATACTCATTCGGTGATTGATGCTGGTTTGAAAAGTTTTGCAACAGATGGACCTGTACCTGAAATAATCCGTGGGGCCCCCGCGGAAGCAACTTACAAGTTTATGGGGGATGAGCACGGAGCCATAGTGTATTCACCTGAGAACAATAAGATTCTTACTACTGGTGATCGCGTGTCTTGTATTGTGCCACACTGCGATCCTACGGTTAATCTGTACGATAATTACCACTGCATGAAAGGAGATATGCTTATCCAGATTGTCCCGATAGACGCCCGGGGAAACTCGTAACAAAAAATCCTTTATTTTAGTACCAATAGTTTATGTTTGAAGGCATAAGTGTGATAGGGAAACAGCCATGCAAATTGATAAATTAACATACCGTGGCGTTCGGACCCGCGCCGCCCTTCTCCCTCTTGCTCGACCAGTAGTAGCACGGGTCGGAGAATTCAGGGAATGGCCCGTGATCCTAATAGACTTAGAGACGGAGGAAGGAATTACCGGAACTTCCTATCTCGAACCATATCTTGCCAACTCCGTTAAATATATTATACCGGCAATTCATGACTTGATAGAGCGAAGAAAGGGCGAAGTGATAGCGCCCGCAAACGATTTTTACACTCACAGAAAAATGCTAAATCTTATTGGCTTACAAGGGGTGGCCACCATCGCCGTTTCTGGAATCGATATGGCTGCCTGGGATGCATTGTCGAAAGCCGCAAATATGCCTCTAGCCCGGTTNCTTGGCGGCAGCACAGANCCCATTCCCGCATACAACAGTAACGGACTATGGCTGACACCGATTGACACTCTTGAACAAGAAGCAGCCGAACTTAAAGAGGAAGGAGACTTTGGCGCGCTCAAATTACGTATTGGGCGAGAATGTCTGAATGACGATCTAGGCGCTTTGGAAGCCGTTCGCAAAGGTGCTGGCTCTGACATCAAATTGATGTGTGACTTCAATCAGGGACAAACTATTGGAGAGGCGTTATCCCGCTGCCATGCCCTCGATGACAGCGGGCTCTATTGGTTCGAAGAACCGATCCCCTACGACCAGCTCCCAGGATATACTCAACTGGCTCGTGAGCTTAAAACTCCGGTACAACTAGGCGAAAATTTTTATGGCCCGCGGAGCTTATTTGAGGCTGTAGCGGCAGAGGCAGGAGATTATATGATGCCCGACCTAATGCGAATTGGCGGCGTCACGGGGTGGCTCCACGCCGCCTCTATCGCAGGATCCGCTGGAGTCCCAATTTCCTCTCATCTCTATCCGGAGTTCTCTGCACACCTGTTGGCAGTGACGGAGACTGCACATTGGCTTGAGTGGCAGGACTGGGTAAATCCCATACTACAGGAGCCTTTCAAATTATCTAATGGGACACTTGCTATTCCCGAAANGGCAGGGGCCGGAATACAATGGGACGACCTGATCGTTAAAAAATTTGAGATGGATATATAGTATGGTTGATTTGGACATTAAGGCTCTCGCCTTCGACGTCTTCGGCACTGTAGTTGACTGGAGAGGCTCAATCGGACGGGAAGGATCTGTCTGGGGTGATACCAAGAAACTAGAGCTCGACTGGTTCGCCTTCGCGGATGCATGGCGTGATCTCTATCAACCTGCAATGGAGAGAGTTCGGACCGGGGAAGTAGACTGGGTAAATTTGGATGGCCTCCATCTCATGAATTTACACAAGCTGTTGGGAGAGTTTGGGCTAGATGACCTAGACAAAGAAGAGCTGAACCATATCAATACCATGTGGCACCGCTTAGACCCTTGGCCGGATTCTGTAGCCGGTATGAACCGATTAAAAACAAAGTTCACCCTGGCGTCACTATCCAATGGGAATGTTGCGTTAATTGTAAACATGGCTAAACGGGCGCGCATCCCCTGGGACACAGTCCTGGGTGCAGAGGTCGTTGGCCACTATAAGCCCGAACCCCAAGCCTATGCGAAGAGCGTCGAATTACTTGGCATAACGCCCAGCCAAACACTCATGGTTGCTGCCCATAATAGCGATCTTGTTGCCGCCTCGGCAGTCGGCCTAAAGACAGCCTTCGTTAGACGACCTCTCGAGTATGGGCCCAATCAGTCCGCTGACAGAGCCCCAACAACTGGTTATAACTTCGTGGCAGAAGACCTTATCGACCTTGCAGAGCAGTTGGGCACTTAGATGGATCGCATCCCATTCAAGCGCGAACTATCTTTCGAGTATGGCCAAGCGGCGCAACTCTCTCCGCTTATTCGCAGAGTGGTAGCTAAAAACCCAAGTATGTTTACCCTTCACGGAACTGGAACCTACATTGTAGGGAAAGGGCATGTAGCTATTATTGATCCCGGTCCTAATATTCCTGAACACATAACAGCTATCCTGGAGACAGTCCGAGGAGAAACAGTCACCGACATAGTCATTACCCATACACACATTGACCACTCCCCAGCTACACCCCACCTAAAAGCCGCCACCCAAGCAACGACTTGGGGATTTGGGCCACATGGAACCGCCCATCCAGGTGAACAAGTAGAGGAAGGCGCGGATTACAATTTTGTGCCAGACCGGGAATTACGAGATAATATGTTGGT of the Rhodospirillaceae bacterium genome contains:
- a CDS encoding global cell cycle regulator GcrA-like protein is translated as MVWTERAVKRLCSLWSKGVPAREIGEKLGGISRNAVIGKAHRLGLSKQVGTGDAENTPAIIRAEDLTEKMCRWPIGHPGDDDFRFCGEPSIPTRPYCGEHCVQAYRGRSEEAA
- a CDS encoding threonine aldolase, with the translated sequence MQHYAGPNSHLVNIPGGLAQFSTPALLLDLEQXEGNIQTMMKHCQHTGQKLRPHAKSHKSSLLAKKQIEAGAVGICCATLREAEALTANGLKGVLLTSPIAGLPKINRLVELNRQNSNILAVVDDPGTVAHLSEIQHQTNPDKQLGLLVDLDIGTHRTGTANVEGARALALLIAKNKNLVFRGIQAYAGHLQHIESYSERLEAMTTQAALLIKLVADLKADGITPEIVTGGGTGTYDIDHRFDVFTELQAGSYLFTDVQYNTVQLNEAGTKPFAPSLTVLATVVSAIHNTHSVIDAGLKSFATDGPVPEIIRGAPAEATYKFMGDEHGAIVYSPENNKILTTGDRVSCIVPHCDPTVNLYDNYHCMKGDMLIQIVPIDARGNS
- a CDS encoding mandelate racemase translates to MQIDKLTYRGVRTRAALLPLARPVVARVGEFREWPVILIDLETEEGITGTSYLEPYLANSVKYIIPAIHDLIERRKGEVIAPANDFYTHRKMLNLIGLQGVATIAVSGIDMAAWDALSKAANMPLARXLGGSTXPIPAYNSNGLWLTPIDTLEQEAAELKEEGDFGALKLRIGRECLNDDLGALEAVRKGAGSDIKLMCDFNQGQTIGEALSRCHALDDSGLYWFEEPIPYDQLPGYTQLARELKTPVQLGENFYGPRSLFEAVAAEAGDYMMPDLMRIGGVTGWLHAASIAGSAGVPISSHLYPEFSAHLLAVTETAHWLEWQDWVNPILQEPFKLSNGTLAIPEXAGAGIQWDDLIVKKFEMDI
- a CDS encoding haloacid dehalogenase type II, with the translated sequence MVDLDIKALAFDVFGTVVDWRGSIGREGSVWGDTKKLELDWFAFADAWRDLYQPAMERVRTGEVDWVNLDGLHLMNLHKLLGEFGLDDLDKEELNHINTMWHRLDPWPDSVAGMNRLKTKFTLASLSNGNVALIVNMAKRARIPWDTVLGAEVVGHYKPEPQAYAKSVELLGITPSQTLMVAAHNSDLVAASAVGLKTAFVRRPLEYGPNQSADRAPTTGYNFVAEDLIDLAEQLGT